One Candidatus Schekmanbacteria bacterium RIFCSPLOWO2_02_FULL_38_14 DNA segment encodes these proteins:
- a CDS encoding desulfoferrodoxin, translated as MQNEVGKFYKCLICGREIEIVKAGKGPIYCCGQPMVLKT; from the coding sequence ATGCAGAATGAAGTTGGAAAATTTTACAAGTGTCTCATTTGCGGAAGAGAAATAGAAATTGTCAAGGCTGGCAAAGGTCCAATCTACTGCTGTGGCCAGCCAATGGTTTTAAAGACATAG